Below is a genomic region from Methanococcus vannielii SB.
ATAATCCCGTAAAAAACACTTCCAGATATTACAAAAGGTGCTGTAAAGTATCCTAATCCTTTTTTTATGGCCTCACCAATTAAATAAAAACCTGTTACCATTAAAATAAGCATAAAGTACATTAAAAAATTAAATGCGCTTGGAATGTCGCTTACTTGAGTTAAAAAAAGATACGTAAATGAATGGTATCCTGATGGGTAATTAATATAATTTAAGTAAGGAATTTCTTTAGTTTCGTAAAATATATTTTTTTCTTCAAAAATAGCTTTTAGTTTATAGCTGTGAAATTGCGTATCTGTTTTATTTAAAGGATTTTCTGGAAATATCATAAATCCAGTAAAAATTGCAAAAATTGAAATTAAGATTACGAACAGGCCGGAAATTTTATTTATTTTTAAATTTTTAACTGAAATTTTTTTAAAATTTAATATATTAAAAAAAATTAAGGGAAGTAAATAATATATTTTAATTAAATTAATGTCAAAAACAGACATTAAATATGATAAAATTACAATATAAGATACAGCTAAAAACGGAGTTGTCAGTAATCTTTCTTCGTTTTTTAGGGGATTTACCAAGTATAAAAGTACCAGAATTGTTAAAAAATAAAAAATGTCCAAAAAAACACCAAAAGTAAAAAATGAATATTTAAGGTGTAAAGGTAATAATATTAGTTAAATTACCTGTTGCCTTTCCTGCAATATCCGTTAAAGTACTTGTTGTACTACTAGCTTGTTGACCTGTGTCAACTTGTGATTCCCTAACATTTTTCGCATAAAAGTATGCTGCAATTGCTGCAACTGCTACTGCTGCTGCAACTAAGATACCGATTTCCATTGAAACCTGACCTTTATTTGAGGAGAGTTTTTCTAAAAATTTCATTTCAACCACCTGAACAGTGTTATATAAATTCAAAGAAGTATATTAAATCAAAGATATATATAATTATTCATTTAAAATTTGACAAAATAGGAATTAATAAAATCAATTGTCTAAAAAAAGTGGAAGTACTGGGATTTGAACCCAGGTCCAGGGATTTCTCCTGCATCGGGATTTAGTCCACGCAACAAAATAGTTTTGTGCGCCTTAAAAAGCATCCCTGCTTTTTAAGAAGTCCATATAGGCACTTGGAGTCCCCGATGATGGGCCAGTCTACACTATACTCCCGTAACTTACATTATAAGAATAAAAAAGGATATATAAATAGTTTACGATTTTTTAAATGTTTGGAAAAATGATAGACCTTGCTTTTGAAATAGTTCTTCCGATAGCCTTTGGAATTATAATAGGTTATATACTTAAGAATGCATATAGTAACAACTGCTTTGTATTAATTGGATTTTTTATAGGAATAGTTATAGCTGCATTTAGATTCTATAGATTTATGAAGAAACACCAAACGCAGTTGAAAAGTAAAAAAGCGAAGAAAAAAGTTTTAATTTAAATTAGGGTGATGATTTTGGAATTAATCGTAAAAGAAGAGTCAAAGACAAATTATGAACATGGTTGTGAGCCATATAAACGAGATATTAAAACGCTTTTAAATACTGGCGTTGTTGTAATTGATAAACCATCTGGCCCAACGTCTCATGAAGTTTCTGCATGGGTTAGAAACATGTTAAAATTAGAAAAAGCAGGCCACGGCGGAACTCTTGACCCAAAAGTTACAGGGGCACTCCCAATTGCTTTAGGGGGTGCAACAAAGTGCGTATCAATTTGGCATATTCCCCCAAAAGAATACGTCTGTTTAATGCAGTTACACGACGATGCTAAATTGGAAGATATAAAAAGAGTTTTTAATGAATTTACTGGAAGAATTCACCAAAGGCCTCCTTTAAAAGCTGCTGTAAAGAGAAATTTAAGAATTAGAAAAATTTATGAAATTGAAATTTTAGAGCACTTTGAAAGAAAAGTACTTTTTAAAACAAGATGCCAATCTGGAACATACATTAGAACACTTGTAAGTGATGTAGGAGAAGCTTTAGGGACTTCTGCACACATGCAGGAACTTAGAAGAACCATAAGTGGCCCTTTTAATGAAAATGAAGCAGTTTATTTACAGGATTTACTTGATGCATATATATTTTGGAAAGAAGATGGAAATGAGGAAGAGTTAAGAAAACTTGTAAAACCGCTTGAATACGGATTACAGTATTTAAAAAAGGTCGTTATAAAAGATAGTGCGGTTGATGCAGTTTGCCATGGTGCTCAACTTTACGCATCAGGAATATCAAAAATTGAAAAGGGAATTGGAACTGACGAATTAGTTTTAATTGAAACATTAAAAGGCGAAGCTGTTGCTGTTGGAAAACCCTTAATGAATACAAAAGACATGTTAAAAGCAGAAGAAGATGTTGTTGTAGATATTGAAAGAGTAATAATGGAAACTGGAATTTATCCAAGAATGTGGAAAAAAAGAAATAAGCAAGGTAAACCTACCCCTAAAAAAATTGATGCTGTAAAAAAAGATGTGAATAAAGGATTAAATAAAGATGAGAAGAAAGATATAAAAAAGAATCAACTAAAGATATAAAAAAGATATTAATAAGAATAAAAAATAGGTGTTTATCGTGGAAATTGTAATCGATGAAAACTACTGTAAAGGCTGCGATATATGTATCGATGTCTGCCCAAAGTCAGTCTATAAAAAATCCGAACAGTTAAATAAAAAAGGAATTTACCCTCCAAGGCCAGTAAATAATAATGAATGCGTATACTGTAACCTCTGCGTTTTACAGTGTCCCGATCAAGCAATATTTATTGAAGCTAAAGAATAATCAAGACACTTTTTTCGTGAAAAAAATGCATGGAATTGCAACAAAACTTTCAAAAATAAATTATGACTATGAAAAATTGCTTGAAATAAATAATTCAGTTTCTAAATCTTTTGAATACCATGTAATTGATGCAGAAACTAGTTTAATAGATGAAGAAAACCTTGAAAGTTTAAAAAAAGCTGTTTTAACAATTCAAAGTAAAAGAAAAGATGCTTTTGAAATTTTAGAAAAATATTCCTCTTATAACTTTGATTTGTGTATTGTTTTAGGAAATAATGCTTATTTATCTAAAAAAGAAGCGTTATTTAAAAAAGAAAGGATTTTAGAAGTAATTGATAAAGCTCTTAACTATAAGAATAATATATGGGTTGGAACTGAAGGCGTTGAAAAAATTGTAAAAGATACGGTTGAAGAAAATAATTTAATCTCTTATTACGTAAATGGATGCGAAAATCCAGATATTTTATCTAAAAAAGCTGTTTATTTACCATATTCTATAAAAATAACTGAAAATATACTTTTTTCAATGGAAGACTACCTTAAAAGGCGAAAAAACTATATTGGAAATTGGAAAGACTTTTTAATTTCGCTAAAAGATGTAAATGTAAATTTAAAAGAACTTTATAGATTTAAAGACCACATATTAATAGGTTATCCAATAATACAAGATTTTGAAAACATTTTAAGTTTTAAGAATAAAATTTAAAATTTAGATTTACTTAATTATTCTTTTTTTAATGAATTCATAAATCTGTGCTTTATTTCAGTTGGAACAAGTGTTATATTTGGAACGTTTTCATTGTGTGCCCTTGCTTTTACTAAAATTACATTTGTGCCACGTTCGTTTAAAACTTTTTTTAAAGCGTTCCTTAGCTCAATTTCATTTATAACTAATATCGAATCAATTGCGCATGCTTTTGAAACTTGGTATAAATCAGTGCATGAACTGTGTGTTTTTTGGTTTCCAGTTGAACCGTATGCACAATTATCTACAATAAATAGTAAAAAGTTTTTTTCTGTCGTTTTTCCAATTGTTGCAAGAGAACCCATGTTCATCAAAACTGAACCATCACCATCAATTGCAATTACCTTTTTTTCTATTGAAAGTGAAATTCCATGTCCGATAGATGATGACAAACCCATCGATCCTAACATGTAGAAGTTTTTTTCCCTATCCTTTATTTTAAAGAGTTCTTTACTTGGAATTCCGATGTTACAAACGACTATTTCATCGGTTACATATTCCATTAAAATTTTAATTGCGTCATATCTTGTAAGTTCAAATTCCATACTATTCCCCATATTTTTGAATGATTTTTTTTAAATCAAGCGTTCCATTGTGAATTGTGGTTCCAATTAAAACTCCAAAAACTCCAATATCATTTAATATTTTTAAATCGTGTTCAGATTTTATTCCTCCGCCAACATAAATTGGATTTTTAGTTTTTTTAACTATATTTTTAATTAGTTCAATATTTACCCCATTTTGAGTTCCAACTGCTGAAATATCTAAAATAATAAGTGGTGTTTCAATATTTATCCTACTTAATAGTTCATCTAAATCGTGATTTAAAAGTATGCCATCTTTAAAATCAAGGCTTAAAATTATATCTTTTTCATTTAATAATTCATAATCTTTTAGCGTTTCTGTACCCAAAATTATTTTTTCAAAATTTCCCTTAACATTTTTAAAATCATTATAATCTTTAATTCCAACATCTACAATTTTAAAGATATTTAACTCATTAATAGTTTCAAAATTATTTCCAAAGTTCATTATTGAATCTAAATCCGCAATATAAACTTTTTTTGCCCCGTTTTCTTTGTAAATTGAAACTACATCTTTTGGAATTGAAGAACCTAATATAATTGAATTTATTGGAAAATAATTATTTCTATCTCCGCTCTTTCCAGAAACCGCTAAACCATTTTTTAAATCAATAACCGGAATAATTTCCATTTTAATCACTCGAAATAGCTGTTTAATGTAAAATCATGTAAGAAGTAATAATTTAAAAAAAATTATATAAAAAATGTTTAAAAACTTTTGTATTTTTTAAATTACGTATTTTTTCTGTAAATTTTGGAAAAAAACAAGCGAAAAATAATTTTAATAAAAATAGTTTTTTGTTGAACGGTCCTTTAAAAAGGTTCCCTATTCAACGTATCTGTCTTTTCAGGTGTAGGATACCTAATTTAGTTATAACATTTTGTCGACGTTTTTAATTAACATCTTAATTATTTCTGCGTCAGAAAGTACTCCTTCTGGAGCTTCAACGACTTTTCTAAGTTCAATCGGAACTCCATCCATTCTGTATGCAGTTCCAGTTACTTCTAACCCCGTTATTGCAGGCGGGATTATAATGTTTGAAATCACTGATGAAGGCGTTTCGTGAGGATCGATACATACTAAAGGTATTTTAGCCATGTGCTGTACTGCCTTTTGAGGGAAGTGCGCACCTGCATCTGATGCAATGTTTATCATCATATCAGTTTCCCCCCTTTGAAGAACATCGTTTGATGCTGTTTCTCCAGGGTTGTACCTTGGGTATCCTCTTGAAAAGTCTACACCGTAAGGGTATCCAGTAACCCATGTAGATACTTGGTTAAACCCGTTAACGTTGTAGTGGCCCCTCATCGGAGTTAATGTAAACTTAGTGTATGCGTTTAAATCAATTATTAGCTGGATAGCGTTGTCGATAATTCTGTGTTTACCTCTACTCATTGTAACACCCATCGCAAAGAAGAGTGAACCAAATTGAGCGCCTTTACAGATATCTACAGCTGCATATATTGTTTCAGTTGGAACTCCAGCTACTTGATCGGCTTCAATTTTAAAGCCTCTTAATGCAGCCCTTAACGCACTTACAAGTTCGTAATCCTTATGAGGTTCTACTTTGAGGTGAACGTCAGCAAGTTTTGCTGAATCCGTTGTTCTAGGGTCTACAACAATTACTTGCCTATCTTTTCGCCCTCTGTCCCTAAAAAACCCTCTAGGGTATACGGAGTACCTGCTCATGTGCCTTGGGTGAGCATGCATTGGGTTTGAACCCCAGAACAAGACAACGTCTGCTCTGTTTTTAGTTTCTCCTAATGTTGAAACAGGGTATCCTACATCCTGTACTGCTAAAAGTGAAGGTCCGTGTCAAACACTTGCCGTGTTATCCAAGATTGCCTTTGTCTTTTCTCCTAATAATACACCTAATTGTTGTGCATGGCATTCTGCTGAACTCCACCCGTAGATGAGAGGTAACTTTGCTTCGACAAGAAGTCTTGCGGTTTCTTCAGTTGCAGTTTCGTAATCTACTTTTTTAAATTCATCTTTTTTATTTTCTCTCATTAAAGGGGATTCATATCTTACTGCCCCTTCAAAGTGCATGAATTTAGCATTTCCGATTCTGCATGCATTTCTCGTCCCAACAACGTGATTGTGATCCACCATAACTTCAATGTCGTCACAAAGGGTTCCACAAAATGGACACACTACATTTTTAAATGTTTCCACTATTATCACCCAAAAAGGGAATATTTATTTCAATATCAATGCTTCTTTTTTGGCCTTATTACATGCTTCAATGCATTTTAAACACATTACACAGTAGCCTTTAAGAGGCATGTTAGCTTCACCGGTAAGTTCCAGTGTTTTTTGTGGACATATATTTATACAGTCACCACATTCATTACATAATGAAGGGTTAAATTCCACTCTTGTGTATTCCTTACCCTCATGAGCAATTTTACCCATTTTTAAAGCACTTGTTGGACATTTAATCGCACAAGCACCGCATCGAATACACATTCTGTATTCGTTTGCTTTATCGGTCTTTTTCTTTGAAGGTAATTCAAGTCCTTTAGGATTTACAACGTTAATTGCTCCTGTCGGGCATTTAACTGCACAAGGTCCACAATATGTACATTTTTCTTCTAACCACATTAGTCCGTCTTCGGTAACGGGCTTTGAAGGTGCATATTCAACTTCTAATTTTATTACATCTACTGGACAGCTT
It encodes:
- a CDS encoding AtpZ/AtpI family protein — protein: MFGKMIDLAFEIVLPIAFGIIIGYILKNAYSNNCFVLIGFFIGIVIAAFRFYRFMKKHQTQLKSKKAKKKVLI
- a CDS encoding 4Fe-4S dicluster domain-containing protein, yielding MEIVIDENYCKGCDICIDVCPKSVYKKSEQLNKKGIYPPRPVNNNECVYCNLCVLQCPDQAIFIEAKE
- a CDS encoding formylmethanofuran dehydrogenase subunit B: METFKNVVCPFCGTLCDDIEVMVDHNHVVGTRNACRIGNAKFMHFEGAVRYESPLMRENKKDEFKKVDYETATEETARLLVEAKLPLIYGWSSAECHAQQLGVLLGEKTKAILDNTASVUHGPSLLAVQDVGYPVSTLGETKNRADVVLFWGSNPMHAHPRHMSRYSVYPRGFFRDRGRKDRQVIVVDPRTTDSAKLADVHLKVEPHKDYELVSALRAALRGFKIEADQVAGVPTETIYAAVDICKGAQFGSLFFAMGVTMSRGKHRIIDNAIQLIIDLNAYTKFTLTPMRGHYNVNGFNQVSTWVTGYPYGVDFSRGYPRYNPGETASNDVLQRGETDMMINIASDAGAHFPQKAVQHMAKIPLVCIDPHETPSSVISNIIIPPAITGLEVTGTAYRMDGVPIELRKVVEAPEGVLSDAEIIKMLIKNVDKML
- the comE gene encoding sulfopyruvate decarboxylase subunit beta, encoding MEFELTRYDAIKILMEYVTDEIVVCNIGIPSKELFKIKDREKNFYMLGSMGLSSSIGHGISLSIEKKVIAIDGDGSVLMNMGSLATIGKTTEKNFLLFIVDNCAYGSTGNQKTHSSCTDLYQVSKACAIDSILVINEIELRNALKKVLNERGTNVILVKARAHNENVPNITLVPTEIKHRFMNSLKKE
- a CDS encoding HisA/HisF family protein, producing MEIIPVIDLKNGLAVSGKSGDRNNYFPINSIILGSSIPKDVVSIYKENGAKKVYIADLDSIMNFGNNFETINELNIFKIVDVGIKDYNDFKNVKGNFEKIILGTETLKDYELLNEKDIILSLDFKDGILLNHDLDELLSRINIETPLIILDISAVGTQNGVNIELIKNIVKKTKNPIYVGGGIKSEHDLKILNDIGVFGVLIGTTIHNGTLDLKKIIQKYGE
- a CDS encoding RNA-guided pseudouridylation complex pseudouridine synthase subunit Cbf5, translated to MILELIVKEESKTNYEHGCEPYKRDIKTLLNTGVVVIDKPSGPTSHEVSAWVRNMLKLEKAGHGGTLDPKVTGALPIALGGATKCVSIWHIPPKEYVCLMQLHDDAKLEDIKRVFNEFTGRIHQRPPLKAAVKRNLRIRKIYEIEILEHFERKVLFKTRCQSGTYIRTLVSDVGEALGTSAHMQELRRTISGPFNENEAVYLQDLLDAYIFWKEDGNEEELRKLVKPLEYGLQYLKKVVIKDSAVDAVCHGAQLYASGISKIEKGIGTDELVLIETLKGEAVAVGKPLMNTKDMLKAEEDVVVDIERVIMETGIYPRMWKKRNKQGKPTPKKIDAVKKDVNKGLNKDEKKDIKKNQLKI
- a CDS encoding class III signal peptide-containing protein, with protein sequence MKFLEKLSSNKGQVSMEIGILVAAAVAVAAIAAYFYAKNVRESQVDTGQQASSTTSTLTDIAGKATGNLTNIITFTP